In Strigops habroptila isolate Jane chromosome 4, bStrHab1.2.pri, whole genome shotgun sequence, a single genomic region encodes these proteins:
- the LOC115606549 gene encoding melanin-concentrating hormone receptor 1-like — MDFETNYTESLNSCIPNSSKAVQNFSLAGKCNKMSYGSFIMPTLFGIICLLGIIGNSVVICTVLKKSGPSSSVPDIFIISLSVVDLLFLLGMPFLIHQLLGNGAWRFGETMCTIITALDANSQFTSTYILTAMSIDRYLATVYPFTSTRFRKPSVAILVICMLWALSFLSITPVWMYAQLIPLPGGLLGCGICLPDPQRDIYWYTLYQFFLVFAIPFALITVAYRRILLKMARSSEALMSQRCTRARTRRLTRTAIAICVAFFICWAPFHILQLTQLAMTHPTLPFYYAYNVAISLGYANSCLNPFIYILLGKNFRRGLGVPIRPAAAGQASPNGSKSMQEDAAGSGQPLLHLVSISGR, encoded by the coding sequence AATGAGCTATGGCAGCTTCATCATGCCCACCCTGTTTGGCATTATCTGCCTATTGGGCATTATTGGTAACAGCGTGGTTATCTGTACAGTCTTAAAGAAATCTGGCCCTAGCAGTAGTGTCCCAGATATCTTCATCATCAGCCTCTCCGTGGTGGAcctgctcttcctcctgggCATGCCCTTCCTCATCCACCAGCTGCTGGGGAATGGAGCCTGGCGCTTTGGGGAGACAATGTGCACAATCATCACTGCCCTGGATGCCAACAGCCAGTTCACCAGCACCTACATCCTCACTGCGATGTCCATCGACCGCTACCTGGCCACAGTCTATCCCTTCACCTCCACTCGCTTCAGGAAGCCCTCTGTTGCAATCCTTGTTATCTGCATGCTCTGGgccctttctttcctcagcaTTACACCTGTGTGGATGTATGCTCAGCTCATCCCTTTGCCTGGAGGTCTACTGGGCTGTGGGATTTGTCTGCCAGACCCCCAGAGGGACATCTATTGGTACACTCTCTACCAATTCTTCCTGGTCTTTGCCATCCCTTTTGCTCTCATCACAGTGGCTTACAGGAGGATCTTGCTCAAGATGGCCAGGTCCTCAGAGGCACTAATGAGCCAAAGATGTACCAGGGCTCGCACCAGGAGACTGACCCGTACAGCAATTGCTATCTGTGTGGCATTCTTTATTTGCTGGGCACCTTTCCACATCCTGCAACTGACACAGCTCGCCATGACTCACCCCACGCTGCCTTTCTACTATGCCTACAATGTAGCTATCAGCCTGGGTTATGCCAACAGTTGTCTGAACCCCTTCATCTACATTTTGCTAGGCAAAAATTTCCGGAGGGGGCTTGGGGTCCCTATAAGGCCAGCCGCGGCAGGGCAGGCTTCCCCAAATGGGAGCAAAAGCATGCAGGAGGATGcagctgggtcagggcaaccaCTGTTGCACTTGGTGTCCATCTCCGGCAGGTAG